The window GAAGACGGCAAGCTGTTCAACAAGCAAAACACCTTCAACGATTTTATCGACGTGACCGAAACGCTGATTGCGCAGGGCTACGGCGACGCTAAACGGGTATTCGCCATGGGCGGCAGCGCCGGCGGCCTGCTGATGGGGGCGGTGATCAACCAAGCGCCGCAGCTGTACCACGGCGTGGTGGCGCAGGTGCCGTTCGTCGACGTGGTGACCACCATGCTGGACGAGTCGATCCCGCTGACCACCGGCGAGTACGACGAGTGGGGCAACCCGAACGAGCAGGCGTATTACGATTACATCAAGCAGTACAGCCCTTACGATCAAGTGAAGGCGCAAGACTACCCGCATATGCTGGTGACTACCGGGCTGCACGACTCGCAGGTGCAGTATTGGGAACCGGCCAAATGGGTGGCGAAGCTGCGCGAGCTGAAAACCGACGATCGTCAGCTGCTGCTGTATACCGATATGGATTCCGGCCACGGCGGCAAGTCCGGGCGCTTCAAGGCCTATGAGGATATTGCGCTGGAGTACGCCTTCATCCTGGCGCTGGCGGAGTAATGCGGAGCGGGCGGCCGCTCCGCCCGCTGTTTTAACCGATCAGGTAGTATTTCAGCGTGTGTTTCATGTCTGGGCTGAGATCCTCGATGGATTTCAGCATCCAGCGCAGATAGCCGGGATCTTCCTGCGCAATGCGATCGATTTCCTGCCCGCGGTATTTGCCGAATTTGAACTTCTTCAGCAGCACCGGTTGTTCGGTGATCTGCACCATTTGCGCCGGCGTCCAGCCCGAATCTTTCATGATGCGCTGCAGCAGCGCGGCGGTGACGTAACAGTCATACAGCGCGCGGTGTGGGTACAGGGTGGCGTCATCCGGTAACTGCACGTCCAGATCCAGCGCATAGCGCAGATACTGGTTGCCGTATTTGATGTCCGGGTACAGGGTGCGCGCCAGCTTGAGGGTGCAAATCCAGGCGCCGTTCATTTCCGGCAGCACGCCGCGATCGAAGGCCGCGTTGTGCGCAACATAGTAGGGGCTGCCATGGTAGCGGCCGATCGCCACCGCGATGCGCGGCTTGCCTTCCACCATTTTCTCGGTGATGTGATGGATAGCCATCGCCTCGATGCCAATGGGCCGGTCCGGGCTGACCAGATCGCTCATCGGGTTGGCGATGTGCCCGTCGATCAGATCGACGGACGCCACTTCCACCACGCCGCCGTCCAGCCCGCAGGTTTCGGTATCTATTACGCGTAAAGTCATGGTTTCCTCAGAGTTGCCGCAGGCATTCAGCTTAACCGGCGGCAGCGGCCGTGCCAACCCTTGGCGCGCAGAAGGCGATTTCAGGCAA is drawn from Serratia entomophila and contains these coding sequences:
- the exoX gene encoding exodeoxyribonuclease X is translated as MTLRVIDTETCGLDGGVVEVASVDLIDGHIANPMSDLVSPDRPIGIEAMAIHHITEKMVEGKPRIAVAIGRYHGSPYYVAHNAAFDRGVLPEMNGAWICTLKLARTLYPDIKYGNQYLRYALDLDVQLPDDATLYPHRALYDCYVTAALLQRIMKDSGWTPAQMVQITEQPVLLKKFKFGKYRGQEIDRIAQEDPGYLRWMLKSIEDLSPDMKHTLKYYLIG